The Gopherus evgoodei ecotype Sinaloan lineage chromosome 4, rGopEvg1_v1.p, whole genome shotgun sequence nucleotide sequence AGCCATCAGTTTatccataaacaaatctagtgttccccctggaaccattgttgtttccctacaaaacACCCTACCCaggctcaagtaagtgttctgatgcctggatccaaaatctccATCTGTTCCATTGGGACTTATCTTCTcttgactgatcatgctgggggctctgcctatctccagcactcagctaccaccaccacctgggaaccctgactggttcaagcttcacagagtggtgagaacccaactctctctctctctccccaataTAGCTTTCTAACCCTGACTTCTGTGATCAGATATAGTTTACAAATCTAATTTAAGGTTTAGAAATCTAATTTAAGCTATATTTAATgttgtaactgttttgtttgtttggctcacCTTGTACGgctattacctggcaataaataacttctatggttaagctggttgcttccctcTCTCTCGTTTTTTGGCTTCCCCAGTTGCTCTGCAGCAATGTTCCTCTTATccaagctaaagatccctgtagcagccaaaaatcctgtggggtttgctcatcaagtgggttaccaccagaacaattgtaacgtgaaagtggggatagggacatgctgaacctgtGGCATAGGAGGGTGGCatcttggaagtgctgcttgacccagcctgctAAGTCCAGGGACATAAGGGGTCAGTGTGAGAGTGCTGATTGATCCAGTCCGCTCAGACACACTCTGTTAATGTGTGTTCATTTgatgctggggctggaggaacccagccctggggaacctaggtcctgcctGATAGCTCCACTGGGAaggaacttgcagaagggagaagtagagctctctaagaaaacacaagtgacacaagcagtacattgatagaattatagAACCCTTCCTACCCCccaaagagtaaccctaataaattaGCATACCCCAAAGCAATGAGCAAATCTGGTAACAATGTcttccacagaccacagtttgggtGGTATTTCTATACAAAACACAGACAGAACCCTTCCCCCAACTGTTGGAGGATGGGTAAACATGATAGCTTTGTTCAAATGCTGCACAGATCACGAGGCAGGACTACATTGTCACTGATTCAGATACATGTGATATGCCCATATGTGGAAAGTATAAGTCTAGACAAATTTAGGAATACACCACACCAAACAGATCAGTAATGCATATAGCTTGGACTGTATGTGTGATAGCTGGATGTACTAGATGCCCCTACATGGTACAAGTGATACAGTACATGAAAAGGAAGTTTCTTCTAAACTCTATTTGGTCCCATAATAGAATGGGATCTCCTGTTAACTTACTTATGTAAATATCTTAAGAAAAGTGGCAACTGACATGGTTTGTTTCCCACTCTGTTGCATCATTTGAATTACTGAAGGGAAATCAATTATGTAAATTTACTCTGACAGTCTGcaaaaatggcaaaattccccacaattttctgtttttcaacagccctatttttttttaagatacatGCCTGAGTTAGTGCAAGAGAGAAGGTGGGAGATTTAAAACAGACACAAGGAGaggtaaaaagaaaacaaatgagtTCATCTCTATACTTTTCTCCCTCAATTTAAGAGCACAAGAGAGTTATACCACACTTGTTTAAAAGATGAGATTATCTGGTGTTTTATATCCATGCCTCCTGTGTTGGTGGATAAAATCAAGTGTCTCAGAGCATGTGGGGTTGTTTAAAATTGAAAGATCTCAGCTGCTGGAAAACACTTGACTGACATcttcaaaggggaaaaaacagaactaGAGGTCTGTTTTAGAAACTTTCTTGCTGTTGATACACCCACCTTGTCAAgcgttgggaatgggccacatccaccatgattgaattggccttgttagcactgccccccctccccccaggtggtaaggcaactcccatcttttcatgtgctgtatatttatacctacctactatattttccactctatgcatcggatgaagtgggttacaacccacaaaagcttatgcccaaataaatgttagtctctaaggtgccacaaggactccctgttgtttttgctgatacagactaacaggctaCCCATCTGAAACCTGTTTTTAGAAATGCTTTCCTGCTGCTTGTTGTTTGTAGAGGTCTAGTTACCCAGTGAGACTTTCCAAAGCGAGAGCTTCCACCATTAGCAAGAGAGCTGCGCTGGAGCAGagagctgcgtgcgtgtgtttgGGGGGGTGTTTAAATCCACCTCGGCCTGCTCGGAAGCGGGCCGGAGGGAGCGctgctgaccctgctccctggctccgcCGGGTTCGGCCAAGCCCGGCTCTAGCTCGCCAAAGCTCGGCCTGGGCGCAGtcaccccctcacccgccttcgcCTCGCGCCCGGCGGCCCTGTTGGTGCGGCGGGGGCAGCTCCGCGGGGATTCGCCGCAGGCCGCCCCACGCACCTAGCGCTGCCGCTGTCATTAGGGGCTGCCCGGAAGCCGGGCGCGCTCAGCCCTGCAGGGCCCTCCGGCCTCGGCCGGCTTGCGCGGGGACAGTGGGCCCGGACTGGCTAGGGAGGCGGGCTGGTTCCCGGAGGTGGCTGCAGCCCATTTCAGGCTGACTCAATGCGAAACTTCTGTCTCTACCACTTCCCCAATAGCGGCCTCTACCGGGTGCCGTAGCCCGCCACTGCTGCGACTAGGGCGATGACGCTGTAGGTAGCTCCAGCGATCGCCTGAAGATAACTGCGCTTCCTTCGGACTAGCGGCCCGCGCCTCGAACGCCGCGTTTCTGGGAGTTTTAGGGGGGGGCTCCGTACACGTTCCCTGCCGCGGCGCCGGGCCCAGCGGAGAGGCGAGACTCAGGCACCTCTCTAGTCGCCCATGGCTGGCCGTTGAGCGGTGGGGACCTGAGATTCGAACGGACGCAGCGGGCCAATCAGAGGCGGCGGCGCGGCTGAGCGCTGTGTTTGAGACGCGTAGGGAGGCGGGGACGGGGCTGTGGAGGGTCGGGGACGGTATGTCTGGGGGGTGGCGTGAGCAGGTCGGGATGGTGGCGAGGGGGTGAGAGGCCGGGCGAGGCGCGGCCGGAGCAGAGGGAACGCGGGGCGCAGAGGAGCCGGGATGGCGGGGCGCGGCCGCGCCGTGGTGCGCCTGGCGGTGCTGCAGCAGCTGCGGGCCGCGTATGGGATCAAGGTGAAGAGTGGGAGCTGCCGAGGGGCGGCGGCGACGCAGCCTGGGGCAGCGGCTGTAGAGGTAAGGGGTGCTCCGCTCGGCGATGTGACCTGCGGAGGGCAGCCGCCTGCTAGCCTGGGGACTGAGATGTGGGTTACCAGACTTGTACCTCAGTTAGGGTTACCACCTGGCTGGTATTTCGCCCACTTGACTGATTTTTTAATGGATTTGctagttgccagaaaaataagtTAATTGGTCAAGTTTTCTTTTACGTGGGTCTTAAAATTTGCATTATTATCACACTACACTGGGATATTTAACGTTGAAAGTTTTTGGGTCTAGCTAAAGAAGCTGCAGTGTTCCCATTTCTGCAGTTTAAGCAataacagatcaaaactgttgaaTATACAACAGCTGTCTGCCCACCAACAAGAAAACACATTGCCCAAGTGTTTGAGAGTGGGTTTGGGTCATGCAAGAATGAAGAGATTTTAGAGATGTGGGACGTATATTAAATATGGAAGATCAGGGCAATGGTGCCAGTGAGCCTATTACATCTCCTGGGGAAGGGGAGCTCACATTAGAAACTGCACATTCAGTGACAGCTGGCTAAATGAAAGGACTACAAAGACTAGCTGGCAAAATGTGCTGATAAAAAGCAACTCCCTTATTGTGATGTTATCAAGCTTATCTGTATAAGTTATCTCACTAGATACTATAAGTGGCTGTTGAAGGTGGGCTTGCCTTGGGGTTGAGGTTGTGGTAGGCTtgctttgtggggggagggaggtgctgggtTTCTTGGATTTCAGAAGTGTTgcaggggggcaacagttggggttcgtttgcccggtgtgcgtatccccaacgaccacaccggagtggagaagcaagtatctttatttgagtcaaataaggtgcaaggagagatacaatctcagatcatgcacacGTCACTATCCTCTTCCCCCCCTTATATAccccacttgtttacaaagatgttcacaggtgccacaattcatcatttacaattcattaagtaCTGGATCCTTTAATTAAACTATATCCTTTACCCACACTACAGAGCCCCCCTTTGCtcgattacatcttgtaccataaacaaaagaacaaaagaaaatgataaatgattacatgtactcatgctagctttaaaggaacatattgattaatctaaGGGGCAATTCAAGGGCGATggtaggcctgagaatgtaaacttttaaccccatgccatattgccagttacctggagccctgcaccccccaacaatcccccctttgagaATACTTAAAGGCCTTTCGTTGAGTTTTCTCATATTCATTACTTAGAATAAGGTCAAAGGGCAAGCCACCTGATGTTGGCAGTGAGACTACCCTAAAGGGGTACATTTCTGTTGACTGATGGAGGGCAGAAAGACAACCTTTACAGCAAGGCACTCCTATCTGCAGACCACAGCAGAAGAGCAAACCAATTGCTATTACCACTAGCAGGGGGGTAAAAATGCTTTTAAGTCACCCAAACCAATTACCAAAACCGCAACAACCCCACCAATTATTGTCACTATTTTGCGTTATGTGAGTGACAATGTCACGCAACTTAGCCAGTCTATTTTCAATGCTTTGGCTGTgatcagaaaggttaaagcaaTAGAGACCCTTAAATTCCTCACAGCCATGATTATGCCGTAAGAGGAGGTAGTCTATTGCAGCGTGATTTTGGAGTACCCCTTCTCGGCCCCCTGTGAGTTCCGAGGCCAAGTCAGAGATTAAAGTGGAAGTTAGATTAATGGACTTTGCAAGGGCACAGGCCACTTTAGCAAGCTGGAGCTCTGCATCTAAGGCCAGGCCTGGGACTCCGACCAATGAAGTAGCAAGGGCTATGGCCTGAGATTTAGACACCAGATTTACCTTAGAATCACATGTTTCATCCAGAGGCAGGCCACGCCGAGCCCTCTGGGTTTGGGTAGGTCCAGGTGTCTCTAAAACTAGAGCATGGCCAGGGACAACCCCCATGGTTAATCGTCCGAGAGAACGGGGCCTCCCGAACTGTTAGCTGGGACATAGGTAAATGCGGTTAGTCCGCAGAGCAAAAACCACCCACGGGGAAGATATAAGTGTGCATAAAAATAAGTCGGGGTTGGGGAAACAGAACAATTCATCTCATGGTTGGTTAAATTAGTATCAACCTTCCGTGCCCCTACAATAGTAAAACAGGAAGTAACATTTGAGGACACGGCCATTAGCCTAATCTGAAGATGATGCTGGTTTGTATAGGGCTTAGGACTTGAGATAGAACCAAACCGAGACGGATGCCCAGCTGTCAATTTAATATTGAAACCAGCAAGTTTAGTATATTTGTGAATTTCTTGCAAGGGCATAGCCACCCCCACAAAACAAGTAGTAAATACAGACCCTAAAGTGTAACCACTCCCTACGCAGAAGtgggaagaattagaggctgtgaCTGCTAAGGGGGCCCATCAGTTATTTTCCAGGGAACGGAAGGTTAAAGGGGCAAGCTGTCCAGAAACAGTAAACACCCATACAAGTATTAAAAACATGGCCAAATTAGAGTTATTTGCATTTAAACAATAACTTGAGTCCCAAATCTTCCGATGCTCTGGTTCCGGTCGGCTGAACAGTCCACTGCTCGGGGTCTGGATTCTGTGGTGGAATTACAGCTTTTAGTCGGGAGTAGTGAATCCAGCTCCTGGGTCCCTCTACTTTAGCCGCCATGTGGGAAACCAGTAAGACGAGATAGGGTCCTTTCCACTTTTCCAGGAGAGGTTCGTCCTTCCAGGTACGGACAAGGACGAAGTCACCAGGCTGTAGGGAATGGACAGGTGCATCCAAAGGGAGTGGCTGAGAGTCCTTAACGTACCTgtaaaaagaacataaaacagcAGACAGAGAACACATATACTGAGACAAATAGCCACACCCAGCCTCCCATTCCCCTAGCAGGATCGGGGCACCATTcataggccatgcccttccaaaGATAATCTCGAAGGGGCTTAAACCAGTTCTACCCTTAGGAAGAGCCCGAATGCAAAGTAAAACCAAGGGTAGGGCATCAGGCCACTTTAAAGATGCTTCCTGACATATTTTGGTTAGGTGCCTCTTGAGTGTCTGATTAGTGCGCTCTACCACTCCACTGGCCTGTGGCCTCCAAGGGGTGTGAAGTTTCCAATTGAGCTGGAGGGTATCCGAGACATTCTGGACAATTTTTGAGGTGAAGTGTGTTCCCTGGTCAGACTCCATCCATCGAGGCAGGCCAAATCTAGGAAAAATCTCTTTAACAAGTTTAAGAGCCACAGTCTTCGCAGTGTTCCTCGGTTAATACTGTGATCCTTCTTTTGATGAGCCTGTAGTGCATTACTGCTACCTTTAAGGGGAGTTGTACGGCTTCCAAAAGCCGAAGAATTTGTAACCCGTGCTTGACCAGAGAGACCTGAGCCATCAGTAATCCCCTTTGTTTCCACAGACCTGCGTGGGCATGTAGCacaccaaaagcatatttagagtcCGTGAAGATATTAACTCTTTTCCCTTTTGACAATTCAGGCGCACGAGTTAAAGCCACTATTTCGGCTACTTGGGCTAAGGTTCCAGGGGGCAGGCTTTTTGCCTTCACAGTTTCATGGAGAGACACAACAGCATAGCCCGCCCTTCTAAGTCCATTTACAACAGTGCTACTGCCATCCGTGTACCACTCATAGTCTGCGTTAGGAAGAGGTTGATCCTTTAAATCCTGACGGCTGGAATACTGGGCATCTATAACTTCCAAGCAGTCATGTTCTTGGCCCTCTGTTTTTGGCAGCAGGGTGGCCGGGTTAAGGGAGGGGCAAGCCTGCAGGGTAACTTCGGGGTTCTCTAAGAGCTTAGCCTGATACCGGGCTACCCGAGCTTGGGTGAGCCAGAGACCCCCCCTTTGTGTCCGGTAAGGCTTGAGTATAGACTTGCACAGCCCCCGCCCAAAGtcagtttttctgcttcctctaacaccagagctgtagCTGCAACTGCCCGTAAGCATGCCGGCCACCCCTTAGCAACCTGATCCAATTGTTTGGAGAAATAAGCCACTGGACGTTTTCAAGAGCCCAATAACTGTGTAAGGAGTCCCAGGGCCACCCTTTTTCATTCATGTACATACAATTGAAAGGGCTTAGAAAGATCAgccagacccagggctggggcttccatcaattttctttttattaaggtaAAGGCATTATTTGCCTCTGTTGTCCAGTAAAATGGTTTTTAATTGGTCCCTTTAACACGTTCATAAAGTGGCTTAGCTAGCAGTCCAAAATCTGAAATCCATATGCTGCAAAATCCTACCattcccaggaatgctctgagcTGCTTGCGATTCCGGGGAGTAGAGACTCGACAAATAGCTTCAAACCTCCCCCTTGAGAGCTGGTGTTCCCTTTAtctgatctggaagcctaggtAACGTACTTCGGGGAGGGCAATTTGGGCTTTATTTCTTGACACGCgatacccctgcagcccgagaaagtttaaaagacttaCGGTTGCCTGGAGACATACTTCTGGTCCCACTGCTGCTATTAATAAATCATCAGCGTACTGCAGGAGAAGGACTTTGTTCTCATTTTCCCATCCTTTCAAGTCCCGAGATAAAGCTTGGCCGAAGAGAGTGGGGGAGTTCTCAAATCCTTGTGCCAGCACCGTCCAACACGGCtgccttttattcctgtttgCGTCTTCCCATTTGAAGGAGAAAATTTCCTGGGACTGGGGCATCCTTTAAATCAAAAACTGAGAAATATGAATACTGTCCCCCCACAGAGGCTAGCAGTGTGTATGGGTTGGGCACAAGGGGGTGTAAAGTCTTAACCCACTCTTTGACTGCTCTTAAGTCCTGCACCAATCGATAACTGCTATCCGGTTTCTGGACTGGTAAGATAGGGGTATTCCAAGCTGAGTGATACTCCTGTAATACCCCACACTGCAGGAATTTATCTATAATTTTCTGTAATTCCTCCCTGGCCTCCTTCTAAGCACTTTGCTCATATCTCCGTTCTGCTTCTGCCCGTGCCTTAGCTAAAACCTGGTTTCGCTCCACTTCAGAGAGGAAAGGCATTATTTGCCTCTGTTGTCTTTGTGAGGGGAGGGAAGTGCTGGGTTTTTTGGATTTCAGAAGTGATAAGCCTAACCATTCTTGGTGCTGTATAAATAGAGCTGTAGTGGCAAAACAGGCTGTGTGTTGTGAAACAGAGGGTGATTGTGTGCTACAAGGTATAAACTGGTCACTCACTGAAGGTGTCAGGAAAAACTTCTTTAATGTTTGCATCTGGAGAGGTACAATAAGTGGGTTTTCCCATTCCCTGAGCTGGTTACTGCAGCAGTCAGTCAGTTAATCCCAGTGGTGTGATTTGGTAAAGTGATGAGTGTGTAACTGCTGATATGCCCTCCTGGaatctctgcattttttttttttaattttaaaaaattccaccaTCAAAACTTATCCTTTTAATACAATACAGCACTGTGTGACTGTTGTGTGATACAGTTCAGACAGCATTACTTCACATGACAGATTTCTTTAATAAGATATCTACTTCCAGGAACCTTATTTCCCCAAAATCTGGGAAAAACAATAGGTGAGTGCAGAGAACATAATTCTGTTTCACTTATTTAAGTTAAGAATCTTGCTTATGCTTTTGATAAGCTCAAGTCATTTGTTTGTAGTAAGACAACATGTTATCTAGACTTTGGTAAACTGGTTGCTGATCCTCCGAATTGTTGTGGTAATTCTGCATCGATGGAAACGGCTTGTTCTGTGTTGACTCCTGTCCCAGTTCATCATGAGAGGATCCAAGCTTGTTCCAGCTCTGGCTTTGGTAGTTATTGGCTCTCTTTTGACAAACAAAGTAATTGGAAGGTGTTGCAAATTCCGGATCTCGTTCATCTGCACATTTCTTTGACCATTGTCCAAAAGTAAATTTTCCCTTTATCCCACTCTCGAACATAGTGCACACCAGCCTTTGTATCTTTTCTCTCCTGAATGATGACCTTCACTTTTCTACTCTCTGCAACTCTTGGAGCCACAGGGGCTTCTGGTTCAGCTGGTAGTGGTCCAAtaacttcttcctcttcttccattTTCTAGTTTGTTTGCTTCTTCCTCTAGTCCGTCTTTTCTTAGTCTCTTTATCTTTCTTGCTTTAAGTTTAGAAACCTTGTTTTCAGAactgcctttcgtttttcctttaAATGTTCACGTTTAGTCCTTTGGTCTGTGGTCTGCTCTCTTAGCATTTCCAAAGTCTCCATTTGCTTATTTCTCTGTGCTCCATCACGAGCAAAGGCAAAGTAGCCAACACCAAGTTGTCTGGCCTCGTTTTCTCTAATGTCCTCATAATGTATGGGTCCCACAGTTTCTTTAGGGcctcttcttcctctcttttccatTACTGCCGCTAAAGTTCGTCTCATATCTTTAGACAATAGAGTCTCCTCCTCAGTGCCTTGTTTTTTCCCCCGAAGTTCTTTATCCATTTTAAGCAGATTTGGCAAATCCTTCTTCATACAGTGTCTAGATTGGCCTAAGGAATCCACATAATCAACCCATTCTTCATTCGGATCCTGTGGGGGTGGTATTTGTATttctattttctatccctttatCGTCCTCCTGTTCTGATGCCTTTCTAGCAGCTTCACTCTCGCACAGATCATGTATTTCTCTCTGTTTGTCTATGATCTTCTGAGTGAAATCCATAAGGTACaaatcagtttcttcatctggAAAGTCTCCTTTTGTCATCTTCTCATatagctttgctttctctcccagTTTCTGCCTCACTTTCTCTAATGTTTGATCTTCTGTCTTCTGCTCAACATCTTTCTCAGCTCGTCTTGAAACCCCTGTGTTCTGCTTATTCCAAATGCTTGGTTTGTTGTTTGGGGTTTTACAAAGAGTCCCGCATCTTTCAGAAGTTTTTCTTTCTTGAATTCTTCTTGCTTTCAGAAGTGTTCAGCCTTTAAATCTACCAACGAGGCGACCGTGACCTCCAGTGGCTTCTTCCTACAGTCCATGGCGCCTCTGTGCTGGGGCACGGGAAACTGGCTGCAAGGCAGAAAGATCTTGAAAGAGGAGTTGTACTCTTAAACTAGTTCTTGCTTCCACAGTACTTAATATTTTCAATGAAGCCAAGTGTGCCAAAGGTGCTGTTGTATATTGCCAATTTGGTAAGCactttttgcattttaaatactTTATCATCTCTGATTCTAAATGACATTTTCTGCCATTTCTCATCTACTCAGAGTACATAGATGCTGTACTATTACCCATTACTGTGTCTCTTTTCCAATTATTTGATTCTCTGTACTCTAGCATTGAGAGGCTTTTCTTTGCATAATGACTGTACAGTTTCttaatattaatataataaatGTTCTTGCACTTTGAGTGCACTTCAGTATAACCTGAAAGTGAACTTTAAAGTGTTTGGGCTGAGTTCTAATGTAGTTTATTGTTACTAATTCTTCAGAAGTACATCCTCAGGATATTCTATTATTTGGTACCAAACCCTACCCTTCATTGTCTAAATTAGAATTTGTAACTCTCACATTAATAACCAGAAATGGATTTATTCTAAAAATTTAGATActctgaatatattttaaaagaaaacaattccTTTCTCTCAGTATTTAGGTCAACATAAAGATATCATAATGCAGGTAACACTGTAAGATATCAGCTTGTGCGGGGCTATTGAAGTCAGAGCACAATGTTCTGTGATTACTCAAATACCAGTTAACTATAtttagggccttaccaaattcacagccatgaaaaatgtgtcacagacagtgaaatctggtctttttggtgtgcttttaccctatactatacagatttcacagggggagtcCTGGGTTTCTCAAtctgggggtcctgatccaaaagggattTGAGGGGGGGgccacaaagttattttaggaTTGTcaagtattgccacccttactttggcactgacttcagagctgggtggctggagagggggcacccagctctgaaggcagtgccccaccagcagtaGTGCAGAAAGGGTAGCAGTATCATaacatgccatccttacttctgcgctgctgctggcggtggcgctgccttcagagctgggctcttggCCAGCAAcctccactctccagctgcccagctctgaaggcagcgcagtaACAGTAGCAGATGGAGATGTGgaaagtaggattctaggtcCCTGCAGAAATGTATCATGTTCATGGGTCTGGAGGGGCAAAAGAACGATGctagctctgtccacatatctattcaagtgacaccatcataggacctaatcacattagccacaccatcaggagctcattcacctgcacatctaccaatgtgatacatgccatcatgtgccagcaatgcccctctgccatttacattggccaaactggacagtctctacgcaaaagaataaatggacacaaatctgacatcaggaatcataacattcaaaaaccagtagaacacttcagcctctctggccattcagtaacagatttaaaggtggcagttttgcaacagaaaagcttcaaaaccagactccagtgagaaactgctgaacttgaattgatatgcaaactggATACTATcagtttaggcttaaatagagactggaatggctgagccatcacacacattgaatctatttctcctgtgttaagtatcttgtcaaactgtcttaaatgggctatattgattatcactacaaaagttttttttctcctgctgacaacagttcatcttaattaattagcctctttgagttggttgggcaactcccaccttttcatgttccctgtatgtatatatatctcctcactatgttccattctgtgcatctgatgaagtgggctgtagcccacgaaagcttatgctcaaataaatttgttagtctttaaggtgccacgaatactcctgttctgtttagtaaaagatcatcctcgtcgacGTGACGATTCCGTTCGAGAACAGGACCCCGGCCTTCTGCAAAGCCCGAGCCCGTAAACTCGAAAAATATGCCCCCTTGGCTGACACCCAAAgggcaaagggctacgaggtttacACCGATGCCTTGATCGTCGGGgcgctgggtgcctgggacccctgtaatgaacgtGTACTTAGGGCTTGTGGGGTGGGCCATCGCTATGCACggctcatgagacgtttgatggtctcggacactatccggtggtctagggacatttacacagagcacgtcaccggccaccgccaatatCAGgagtgagccggtgtggcttctTGCACCTACGGGGGGGAGACCACCTATAAACCCCCCCTACTGAACCATATCCCCTGAACCCACCGAACTGGATTCCACCgtgtgagggtcatcctgtccccattacccggcccgcttacttatacccatgactgcgtgtaactcactgtatgagcgatgtaccctcactgcttccttactgcttcttgatcccacccaccgtacaccccgcattggggacatTGCAGACTGTATATATTATATGCTAACCAATTTCCAAATACCAGCGTCCCCCTATATTCTGTATGTTACCCCAATGACCAATAACTGACGCTTCAAACTCTTTGTATCACCTGGGTTTCACATGGGACATGGGGAAGCTGACTCTAGATAAAGTGCTAAAAAATGGGCAAAATAAGCAAACTTGGAAAATAGGGAGTAATTTTCTAATCTTTGTTGTGGTAATTTTGGATGTTA carries:
- the LOC115650048 gene encoding uncharacterized protein LOC115650048, with translation MLTGSCSYSSGVRGSRKTDFGRGLCKSILKPYRTQRGGLWLTQARVARYQAKLLENPEVTLQACPSLNPATLLPKTEGQEHDCLEVIDAQYSSRQDLKDQPLPNADYEWYTDGSSTVVNGLRRAGYAVVSLHETVKAKSLPPGTLAQVAEIVALTRAPELSKGKRVNIFTDSKYAFGVLHAHAGLWKQRGLLMAQVSLVKHGLQILRLLEAVQLPLKVAVMHYRLIKRRITVLTEEHCEDCGS